A genomic stretch from Triplophysa dalaica isolate WHDGS20190420 chromosome 4, ASM1584641v1, whole genome shotgun sequence includes:
- the mboat4 gene encoding ghrelin O-acyltransferase, translating to MDLFWIFFYDNPQLFYQFLNIPFALLLYYLARQGHLSIVSRHVYLTLGGFVLAIATMGPYSVLLFFSVSLALFLTHFLEPVHIFRWTFGLQMCWQTFWHCYIQFQLYWLQETPDSRLLLATSALMLMTQRVSALSLDLQERTVFRGFQMSTISFLSYLFCFTSLLGGPLCSFDTFAGSVRQMSRTPPLATCVGNLASKTLQVFLLVLMKYFLNLLLKSSYTLQGNSCAFQDILGIWILALLLKMNYYAHWKVSECVNNAAGMGLRGNKRSGKASWDGLSDGNPWVTEMSSRPSVFAREWNRTTAEWLRRMIFQRFDRFPLFMTFGFSAWWHGLHPGQILGFLMWAATVQGDHKLHRFLKPKLTSLWRKRLYVCLSWTFTQLTTTCVVVCVELQSLASVRLLCSSYFTVFPLLSVLSIIIL from the exons ATGGATCTCTTCtggatatttttttatgataaccCACAACTGTTTTACCAGTTCCTGAACATCCCTTTTGCTCTACTGTTGTACTATTTAGCTAGACAGGGACATCTCTCAATAGTCAGCAG GCATGTTTATTTGACGCTGGGAGGCTTCGTCCTGGCTATCGCAACGATGGGTCCATACAGTGTTCTTCTGTTCTTCAGTGTTAGTCTTGCTCTTTTTCTCACTCATTTTCTGGAGCCAGTGCACATCTTTCGATGGACTTTCGGACTACAGATGTGCTGGCAAACGTTCTGGCATTGCTACATCCAGTTCCAACTATATTGGCTTCAGGAAACACCAGACTCGAG GCTTTTGTTGGCCACGTCAGCTCTGATGTTGATGACCCAACGTGTTTCTGCTCTGTCTCTGGATCTTCAGGAAAGAACCGTCTTTAGAGGATTTCAGATGAGCACCATTTCATTTCTgagttacttgttttgtttcacGTCTCTCCTCGGAGGACCGCTTTGCAGTTTCGACACTTTTGCGGGGTCTGTTAGACAAATGAGCCGGACTCCACCCTTGGCCACCTGTGTGGGTAATCTCGCATCAAAAACATTGCAAGTTTTCCTTTtggttttgatgaaatattttctaaatttgCTCCTGAAGTCTTCTTATACCTTGCAAGGAAACAGCTGTGCTTTTCAAGATATATTAGGGATTTGGATATTAGCCCTGTTACTAAAAATGAACTATTATGCACACTGGAAGGTAAGCGAGTGTGTTAACAACGCTGCCGGCATGGGTCTCCGGGGAAACAAGCGAAGTGGAAAAGCATCATGGGACGGGTTGTCTGATGGCAACCCATGGGTGACGGAAATGTCAAGCCGTCCTTCGGTGTTTGCTCGGGAGTGGAACAGAACCACAGCGGAGTGGCTTCGGAGGATGATCTTTCAAAGATTCGACAGATTCCCGTTGTTCATGACCTTCGGGTTCTCAGCTTGGTGGCACGGCCTTCATCCAGGACAGATTTTGGGCTTTCTCATGTGGGCCGCCACTGTGCAAGGTGACCACAAGTTACATCGCTTTCTAAAACCAAAGCTAACATCGCTGTGGAGGAAAAGGCTGTATGTGTGTCTAAGCTGGACTTTTACTCAGCTGACCACTacatgtgttgttgtttgtgttgagCTACAGAGTTTAGCGTCCGTCAGACTGCTTTGTTCTTCATATTTCACTGTCTTTCCACTCCTGAGTGTTCTCTCCATTATAATcctgtga
- the gldc gene encoding glycine dehydrogenase (decarboxylating), mitochondrial — protein sequence MQSCAKSWGVIISRSMNARVPYRNLCKGDRFRKLRALNPSVRTLSTSHVLSSRKIERILPRHDDFSERHIGPGDKEKREMLNTLGLESISHLIENTVPAFIRLGRSLKMDDPVCENEILETLQKIASRNKMWRSYIGMGYYNCSVPQVIQRNLLENSGWVTQYTPYQPEVSQGRLESLLNYQTMVCDITGMAVANASLLDEGTAAAEAMQLCNRQNKRRTFYIDPRCHPQTIAVVQTRANYIGVKTVLKLPHEMDFSGNDVSGVLFQYPDTEGRVEDFTALVDRAHKGGALACCATDLLALCVLRPPSEFGVDIALGSSQRFGVPLCYGGPHAAFFGVKEHLVRMMPGRMVGVTRDAAGKEVYRLALQTREQHIRRDKATSNICTAQALLANMAAMYALYHGPQGLKHIAERTHNATLILAEGLKRAGHKLQHENYFDTLKINCGVAGKDILEKATQREVNLRIYGDGLLGVSLDETVTERDLDDLLWIFGCESSAELIAEKMSERNKGLLASPFKRTSKFLTHPVFNSYHSETNIVRYMKRLENKDISLVHSMIPLGSCTMKLNSSSELMPITWREFANIHPFVPLDQAEGYQQLFRQLEKDLCEITGYDNISFQPNSGAQGEYAGLAAIKAYLNSKGESHRTVCLIPKSAHGTNPASAQMAGMKVQVVEVDKDGSIDVAHLKAMVDKHKANLAAIMITYPSTNGVFEENVSEVCELIHQNGGQVYLDGANMNAQVGLCRPGDYGSDVSHLNLHKTFCIPHGGGGPGMGPIGVKQHLAPFLPMHPVVNIQSSNAVSSLGTISAAPWGSSAILPISWAYIKMMGSKGLVHATEVAILNANYMAKRLENHYKILFRGTKGFVAHEFILDVRPFKKTANIEAVDVAKRLQDYGFHAPTMSWPVAGTLMIEPTESEDKSELDRYCDSLLAIRQEIADIEEGRMDSRVNPLKMAPHSLACITSNTWDRPYSREYAAFPTPFVRPETKFWPTISRIDDIYGDQHLVCTCPPMDVYESPYEERASS from the exons ATGCAGAGCTGCGCGAAATCCTGGGGCGTTATCATCAGCAGGTCGATGAACGCCCGCGTGCCTTATAGGAATCTCTGCAAAGGTGATCGTTTTAGGAAACTTCGGGCTTTAAATCCAAGCGTTCGCACCCTGAGCACCTCGCACGTTTTGTCGTCCAGGAAAATTGAGAGGATACTGCCGAGACACGATGATTTCTCCGAGAGACATATTGGACCTGGTGACAAGGAGAAACGAGAGATGCTCAATACTCTTGGACTTGAG TCGATCTCTCATCTCATTGAAAACACGGTTCCCGCATTCATCCGCCTGGGAAGAAGTTTGAAAATGGACGATCCCGTGT GTGAGAATGAGATTCTTGAGACCCTGCAGAAGATTGCCTCCAGGAATAAGATGTGGAGATCTTACATCGGAATGGGCTATTATAACTGCTCCGTTCCACAGGTCATACAAAGAAACCTACTGGAGAATTCTGGATG GGTGACGCAGTACACGCCCTACCAGCCTGAGGTGTCTCAAGGACGTCTCGAGAGTTTGCTTAATTATCAGACTATGGTCTGCGACATCACAGGAATGGCGGTGGCTAATGCATCATTGCTGGACGAAGGAACCGCAGCTGCAGAGGCTATGCAACTCTGTAACAG gcaaaacaaaagaagaacgTTCTACATTGACCCGCGCTGTCATCCACAGACTATCGCAGTTGTGCAAACCAGAGCCAA ttacATCGGCGTGAAGACCGTTCTCAAGCTCCCTCATGAGATGGACTTCAGTGGAAATGATGTTAGCGGTGTGCTCTTCCAGTATCCCGATACTGAGGGCCGAGTGGAAGATTTCACCGCACTGGTTGACCGGGCTCACAAGGGCGGC gcCCTGGCCTGCTGTGCCACAGACCTGCTGGCACTTTGTGTGCTTCGTCCTCCGAGCGAGTTTGGAGTAGACATCGCCCTGGGCAGCTCTCAGCGTTTCGGCGTTCCTCTCTGCTATGGTGGACCTCACGCGGCATTCTTTGGCGTCAAAGAACATCTCGTCAGGATGATGCCAGGAAGGATGGTTGGAGTGACCAG AGATGCTGCTGGAAAAGAGGTTTATCGTCTGGCTCTGCAGACCAGAGAGCAGCACATCCGTAGGGACAAAGCCACCAGCAACATCTGCACTGCTCAG GCTCTTCTTGCGAACATGGCAGCCATGTATGCATTGTATCACGGCCCTCAAGGCTTAAAGCACATCGCAGAGAGGACCCACAATGCAACCTTGATTCTAGCCGAAG GTTTGAAAAGAGCCGGACACAAGCTCCAGCACGAGAACTACTTTGACACGCTTAAGATCAACTGTGGTGTGGCTGGTAAGGACATTTTAGAAAAAGCCACGCAGAGGGAGGTCAACCTGCGCATCTATGGTGATGGATTG CTCGGAGTCTCTCTGGATGAAACGGTCACAGAGAGAGACTTGGATGATCTTCTGTGGATCTTTGGATGTGAATCTTCAGCT GAGCTTATCGCCGAGAAAATGAGTGAGAGAAACAAGGGGTTGTTGGCAAGCCCTTTCAAGAGAACCAGCAAGTTTCTCACACACCCAGTGTTTAACAG TTATCACTCGGAGACTAATATTGTACGCTACATGAAGCGCCtggaaaacaaagacatttcccTCGTCCACAGTATGATTCCATTG GGCTCCTGCACGATGAAGCTGAACAGTTCATCGGAGCTCATG CCAATAACCTGGAGAGAGTTTGCTAACATCCACCCGTTCGTCCCGCTGGACCAGGCTGAAGGTTATCAGCAGCTCTTCCGACAGCTTGAGAAGGACCTTTGTGAGATCACAGGATATGATAATATCTCCTTTCAACCAAATAG TGGCGCTCAGGGGGAATATGCCGGCCTGGCTGCTATCAAAGCCTATTTGAATTCCAAAGGAGAATCGCACAGAACG GTGTGTCTGATTCCTAAATCCGCTCATGGGACGAACCCGGCCAGCGCTCAGATGGCTGGCATGAAAGTTCAGGTGGTGGAAGTGGATAAAGATGGCAGCATTGATGTGGCTCACCTGAAAGCCATG GTGGACAAACATAAGGCAAATCTGGCTGCAATCATGATCACATATCCCTCCACAAACGGCGTCTTCGAGGAGAACGTCAGTGAAGTTTGTGAGCTCATCCATCAGAACGGGGGACAGGTGTACCTGGACGGTGCCAACATGAACGCACAG GTGGGTTTATGCCGACCGGGAGACTACGGCTCTGATGTTTCTCACTTAAATCTCCACAAAACCTTCTGTATTCCTCACGGTGGAGGCGGGCCTGGTATGGGACCGATAGGAGT GAAACAGCATCTTGCTCCCTTCCTGCCCATGCACCCAGTGGTGAACATACAGTCTAGTAATGCAGTGAGCTCTCTGGGCACAATAAGCGCCGCTCCCTGGGGCTCCAGTGCCATCCTGCCCATCTCATGGGCATATATTAAG ATGATGGGTTCAAAGGGTCTCGTACATGCTACAGAGGTGGCCATCCTTAATGCCAACTACATGGCTAAAAGACTGGAAAACCACTACAAAATTCTTTTCAGGGGCACTAAAG GGTTTGTTGCTCATGAATTTATTTTGGACGTCCGGCCCTTTAAAAAGACTGCAAACATTGAGGCGGTTGATGTTGCAAAAAGGCTTCAAGATTACG GTTTTCATGCACCTACTATGTCATGGCCCGTGGCTGGAACCTTGATGATCGAGCCTACAGAGTCCGAGGACAAGTCCGAGCTGGACCGGTACTGTGATTCGCTGTTGGCCATCCGACAGGAAATAGCAGACATTGAAGAGGGCAGAATGGACTCGAGGGTTAATCCACTAAAG ATGGCTCCTCACTCGCTGGCGTGTATAACCTCCAACACATGGGACCGGCCCTACTCCAGAGAGTATGCTGCATTTCCCACG CCTTTTGTGAGACCCGAGACCAAGTTCTGGCCTACAATTTCACGAATCGACGACATATACGGAGACCAACATCTCGTCTGCACCTGCCCACCCATGGACGTGTATGAGTCTCCGTATGAGGAGAGGGCTTCCTCGTGA
- the coq2 gene encoding 4-hydroxybenzoate polyprenyltransferase, mitochondrial has protein sequence MNVEAQWLLCSPDISYKVCHDSATHKMMSTRLLTLLSPHPVKRSLPLICNAYFSNLRRHYENVSTAICQSGSCFNQITYCKKGIWSVSPAGNRCFSLTPAGIVNAAPVSIQPYLRLMRLDKPIGTWLLYLPGAWSIGLAADPGCLPDFRMLALFGVGALLMRGAGCTINDMWDKDFDKKVLRTASRPIASGEVTRFQALVFLGGQLSLALGVLLCLNYYSIALGAASLSLVVTYPLMKRITYWPQLVLGLTFNWGALLGWSAVMGSCDWSVCLPLYFSGVMWTLIYDTIYAHQDKEDDLKVGVKSTALRFGQHTKQWLGGFSVAMLSGLVLAGVNVDQTLPYYCTLSAVAVHLAHQIYTVDINRPEDCWKKFASNRNLGLLLFLGIVTGNLWKKRNDDQYEMQLNSASN, from the exons ATGAATGTAGAAGCACAATGGCTCCTTTGCAGTCCTGACATCTCTTACAAAGTTTGTCATGACAGCGCAACCCACAAAATGATGTCCACGAGACTACTGACACTGCTTAGCCCACATCCAGTTAAGAGGAGTCTACCACTCATCTGCAATGCTTACTTCTCAAATCTCAGAAGACACTATGAGAACGTCTCCACAGCCATCTGTCAGTCTGGATCCTGTTTTAACCAAATAACTTATTGCAAAAAGGGAATATGGTCAGTGTCACCGGCTGGCAACAGATGTTTCAGCCTCACACCTGCTGGGATTGTTAATGCAGCCCCGGTATCCATTCAGCCCTACCTCCGATTAATGAGACTGGACAAACCTATAG GAACTTGGTTGCTGTATCTGCCCGGTGCATGGAGTATTGGGTTGGCCGCAGACCCCGGATGCCTCCCTGACTTTCGCATGCTGGCTCTGTTCGGCGTTGGAGCTTTGCTTATGAGAGGAGCCGGTTGCACCATCAATGACATGTGGGATAAAGACTTTGATAAAAAG GTATTGAGGACAGCCAGTCGACCCATTGCGTCAGGGGAGGTCACACGGTTTCAGGCTCTGGTTTTTCTCGGAGGTCAGCTGAGTTTAGCTCTGGGGGTTCTGCTCTGTCTCAATTACTACAG CATCGCTCTCGGCGCTGCTTCTTTGTCACTGGTGGTCACCTACCCGCTCATGAAGAGAATCACATACTGGCCACAGCTCGTTCTAG GTCTTACTTTCAACTGGGGTGCACTTCTGGGCTGGTCTGCCGTGATGGGATCATGTGACTGGTCTGTGTGTTTACCTCTGTATTTCTCTGGCGTAATGTGGACATTGATTTATGACACCATCTATGCCCATCAG GACAAAGAAGATGATTTAAAAGTGGGCGTGAAGTCTACGGCTCTGAGGTTCGGCCAGCACACTAAACAGTGGCTGGGCGGGTTTAGCGTGGCGATGTTGTCCGGCCTTGTTCTAGCAGGAGTCAACGTGGACCAGACGTTACCCTATTATTGTACACTGTCTGCAGTGGCTGTTCATCTAGCACATCAG atCTACACTGTGGACATCAACAGGCCTGAGGACTGCTGGAAAAAATTTGCCTCCAACCGAAACCTCGGactgcttttatttttgggaaTAGTGACCGGCAATTTATGGAAGAAAAGAAACGACGATCAATATGAAATGCAGCTTAACTCTGCTTCAAATTAA